The following coding sequences are from one Leptospira mayottensis 200901116 window:
- a CDS encoding Spy/CpxP family protein refolding chaperone: MKKIFKVSGLILLVLGLLAGGCRHYRSPEKRAEFVVKKITSELDLNDSQKKELDRIKDEILSKRKELKLQGPRIPSEVLAEFRQPTLDEKKINKSFEVEMNKMSEMRTFMTKKAIEFHTILTPEQRNKLVDLITEFQQKHRHHDD; the protein is encoded by the coding sequence ATGAAAAAAATTTTTAAAGTTTCCGGTTTGATTCTTTTAGTCCTGGGACTACTCGCAGGAGGATGCAGGCATTATAGGTCTCCCGAAAAAAGAGCGGAATTTGTCGTTAAAAAGATTACTTCGGAATTGGATCTGAACGATTCTCAGAAGAAAGAACTTGATCGTATTAAAGACGAGATCTTGTCTAAGAGAAAAGAGCTTAAACTACAAGGGCCGAGAATTCCGTCAGAAGTGCTTGCCGAGTTTCGTCAGCCAACTTTAGACGAGAAAAAAATCAACAAGTCATTCGAAGTGGAAATGAATAAAATGAGTGAGATGAGAACTTTTATGACGAAAAAAGCGATCGAGTTTCATACGATTCTCACTCCCGAACAAAGAAATAAATTAGTGGATTTGATTACAGAGTTTCAACAAAAACACCGTCATCATGATGACTGA
- a CDS encoding RNA polymerase sigma factor, whose amino-acid sequence MMTESEFTEIVSSTREIVLSAIEKNLAERFSYAIDDVAQETYFRAYKALKKDQFRKESKLSTWLYTIARNESLRMNNKLRKEEERAEKLTKSKKEEDFLISNTDLNGNSRHSEWNSQEMIETLRSLLVKIPDKYRKVLEFYLAGYSESQIAETMGVKPGTVKSRAFRGKEMIKRVGIKEKFYEK is encoded by the coding sequence ATGATGACTGAATCTGAATTTACGGAAATTGTAAGTTCCACTCGGGAAATTGTCCTCTCTGCAATAGAAAAAAACCTCGCAGAGAGATTTTCCTATGCCATTGACGACGTGGCCCAAGAAACTTATTTTCGAGCGTACAAAGCCCTCAAGAAAGATCAGTTTCGCAAAGAATCAAAACTGAGCACTTGGTTATATACGATCGCGAGAAACGAATCTTTAAGAATGAACAACAAACTTAGAAAAGAAGAAGAGCGCGCAGAGAAATTGACCAAGTCCAAAAAAGAGGAAGACTTCCTCATAAGCAATACGGACTTAAATGGAAATTCAAGACATTCCGAATGGAATTCCCAGGAAATGATCGAGACGTTACGCTCTCTCTTAGTTAAAATTCCAGATAAATATAGAAAGGTTCTTGAGTTTTATCTTGCGGGATATTCCGAAAGCCAAATCGCGGAAACGATGGGAGTAAAACCGGGAACCGTTAAGTCGAGAGCATTCCGAGGAAAAGAAATGATAAAACGAGTCGGAATCAAGGAGAAATTTTATGAAAAATAA